Part of the Streptomyces sp. WMMC500 genome is shown below.
CCGACATGTACGGGCCGTTCACCAACGAGCTGCTGGTCGGCCGGGTGCTCAAGGAGCGGCGCGCGGACGCGTTCGTCTCCACCAAGGTCGGCCTCCTCGCCGGCGAGCAGCACGTCGTCGCCAACGGCCGCCCGGCGTACGTCAGACGCGCCTGCGACGCCTCGCTGCGCCGGCTGCAGACGGACGTCATCGACCTGTACCAACTGCACCGCGAGGACCCCGAGGTGCCCGTCGAGGAGACCTGGGGCGCCATGGCGGAGCTGGTGGCGGCGGGCAAGGTGCGGTCCCTGGGGTTCTGCGCGGTGGGCGCGCGGGCGGACCGCCGGGCCGGCGGCGGGATGTACGACGCGACGATCCGCCGGCTGGGCCGGGTGCAGCAGGTGTTCCCGGTCAGCAGCGTGCAGGCGGAGCTGTCGGTGTGGTCGCCGGAGGCGCTGACGGGCCTGCTGCCGTGGTGCCAGGCCCGGCGGGTCGGGTTCCTCGCGGCGATGCCGCTGGGGCACGGGTTCCTCACGGGCACGCTCACGCCGGGGCAGGGCTTCGAGCCGGACGACATACGGGCCCGGCACCCGCGGTTCACCGCCGAGATGATGGCGGCGAACCAGCCGGTGGTCGCCGGGCTGCGGCGGGTCGCCGAGCGACACGGCGCCACGCCGGCGCAGGCGGCGCTGGCCTGGGTGCTGGCGCAGGGGGCGCACGTGGTGCCGGTGCCGGGGGCGAAGCGGGCCCGGTGGGCGGTGGAGAACGCCGCGGCGGCGGGGCTGAGGCTGGCGCCGGCCGACCTGGCGGAGATCGCGTCGCTGCCCCCGGCGCAGGGGTCGTGGGAGTAGGCGTCCCCGCCGGCGCCGGCGGGGACGGAGATCGCGCGGCGCACCGGCCCGTACGGGCGGGAACGCTCCACCGGCGCGCGGTGTACGTACGGTTGTGATGTGCTGGGTACTTCCGGCCGCCGCCAGCCTGAGGAGAACCGTCCCGTGAGAGCCCGCGCCGTCGTCGTCCTCCGGCTGGCAGCCGCCGCCGCACTCGTGCTCGCCGCCGGCTGCTCGTCGGGGGACGACGACGACTCCGGAGTACCCGCCGAGTCCTCCTCCGCCGCGTCCGCCGGCAGCGGCGGCTCCGCCGGCCGGGGCTCGCCGCCGCCGGACCGGGGCTCCGCCAAGGTCGCCGGCACCGTCGCCGAGGACCTGCGGACGCCGTGGGGCCTGGCCGAACTACCCGGCGGCGACCTGCTGGTCTCCTCCCGCGACAACGGCACCGTCTACCACGTCGCCGCCGAGGGCGGGAAGGTCACCGAGGCCGGCCAGGTGCCCGGCGTGCAGGGCGAACCGGGCAACGAGGGCGGGCTGCTGGGGCTCGCGCTCGGCGCCGACGAGATGGTCTACGCGTACTTCACCTCCGACAGCGACAACCGCGTCGTGCGGATGACGTACGACGCGGACGGCCCCGAGGGCAACCGGCTGGGCGCACCGGACACCGTCTTCCGCGGCATCCCCAAGGGCGGCCGGCACAACGGCGGGCGGATCGCGTTCGGCCCCGACAAGATGCTCTACGTCGGCACCGGCGAGGCCGGCGACCCGGCGCTGGCGCAGGACAGGGAGTCGCTGGGCGGCAAGATCCTGCGGATGACGCCCGACGGCGAGCCGGCCCGCGGCAACCCGGACGCGGGGTCGGTCGTCTATTCGTACGGCCACCGCAACGTGCAGGGGCTGGCCTGGGACGACGACAAGCGGCTGTGGGCGGCGGAGTTCGGCGACCAGCAGTGGGACGAGCTGAACCTCATCGAGCCGGGCGGGAACTACGGCTGGCCGGAGGCGGAGGGCAGGGAGAACCTGG
Proteins encoded:
- a CDS encoding aldo/keto reductase, producing MERRTIGAAALEVGAVGLGCMPMSWAYSPSRQQGEESVRAVCAALDAGVSLLDTADMYGPFTNELLVGRVLKERRADAFVSTKVGLLAGEQHVVANGRPAYVRRACDASLRRLQTDVIDLYQLHREDPEVPVEETWGAMAELVAAGKVRSLGFCAVGARADRRAGGGMYDATIRRLGRVQQVFPVSSVQAELSVWSPEALTGLLPWCQARRVGFLAAMPLGHGFLTGTLTPGQGFEPDDIRARHPRFTAEMMAANQPVVAGLRRVAERHGATPAQAALAWVLAQGAHVVPVPGAKRARWAVENAAAAGLRLAPADLAEIASLPPAQGSWE
- a CDS encoding PQQ-dependent sugar dehydrogenase; its protein translation is MRARAVVVLRLAAAAALVLAAGCSSGDDDDSGVPAESSSAASAGSGGSAGRGSPPPDRGSAKVAGTVAEDLRTPWGLAELPGGDLLVSSRDNGTVYHVAAEGGKVTEAGQVPGVQGEPGNEGGLLGLALGADEMVYAYFTSDSDNRVVRMTYDADGPEGNRLGAPDTVFRGIPKGGRHNGGRIAFGPDKMLYVGTGEAGDPALAQDRESLGGKILRMTPDGEPARGNPDAGSVVYSYGHRNVQGLAWDDDKRLWAAEFGDQQWDELNLIEPGGNYGWPEAEGRENLEGMVDPVVQWATPDASPSGIAYAEGSIWMASLRGERLWRIPLDGTEAAADPQAFFDGEYGRLRTVQRASDGDLLLMTNETDLRGSPEQGDDRILRLEVS